The following are encoded together in the Glycine max cultivar Williams 82 chromosome 8, Glycine_max_v4.0, whole genome shotgun sequence genome:
- the LOC100786068 gene encoding dnaJ homolog subfamily B member 5, giving the protein MGAGEYYKILKVNRNATDEELKRAYKRLAMKWHPDKNHQHHHVTKEEAEAKFKQVSEAYDVLSDPKKRQIYDFYGHYPLNSMKVNEENSDGDVNRVPKGKGEKNVGVVESKLVCTLEELYKGCKKKLKISRTVPHEFGKMKTVEEVLKIDIKPGWKRGTKITFPGKGNQEAESKTPDDLIFVVDEKPHAFFKRDGNDLVVTQKILLVEALVGKTLNLTTLDGRELTIQVTEVVKPKYVLVVPNEGMPISKEPGKKGNLRIKFDVLFPSRLTSQQKYELKRILSNSTADD; this is encoded by the exons ATGGGTGCTGGTGAGTACTACAAGATCCTCAAGGTGAACCGCAATGCCACAGATGAAGAACTCAAGAGGGCATATAAGAGATTGGCCATGAAGTGGCACCCAGATAAGAACCATCAACACCACCATGTTACGAAGGAAGAAGCTGAGGCAAAGTTCAAGCAGGTTTCGGAGGCTTATGATGTTCTCAGCGACCCAAAGAAGCGTCAGATCTATGATTTCTATGGCCACTATCCCCTCAACTCCATGAAGGTGAATGAGGAGAATAGTGATGGGGATGTTAATAGGGTCCCCAAGGGGAAGGGGGAGAAAAATGTGGGGGTGGTTGAGAGCAAATTGGTGTGCACCCTTGAGGAGCTTTACAAAGGGTGCAAGAAGAAGTTGAAGATCTCAAGGACTGTTCCTCATGAATTCGG GAAAATGAAGACTGTGGAAGAGGTCTTGAAAATTGACATCAAACCTGGTTGGAAAAGAGGcacaaaaataacatttccTGGAAAAGGCAACCAAGAAGCAGAAAGTAAAACTCCGGATGACCTAATCTTTGTGGTGGATGAAAAACCACATGCTTTTTTCAAAAGGGATGGAAATGATTTGGTTGTCACACAGAAAATCTTACTTGTGGAGGCTCTAGTGGGAAAGACACTCAACTTAACCACCTTGGATGGAAGAGAGCTCACAATTCAAGTCACAGAAGTAGTGAAACCAAAATATGTGCTGGTGGTCCCAAATGAAGGAATGCCAATTTCAAAGGAACCTGGCAAGAAAGGAAACTTGAGAATCAAGTTTGATGTTTTGTTCCCATCAAGGCTTACCTCACAACAGAAGTATGAGCTGAAAAGGATTTTGAGCAACAGTACTGCTGATGACTAA